Proteins from one Gimesia maris genomic window:
- a CDS encoding YdjY domain-containing protein has protein sequence MKRQTMTLFTLFAFVLLCCQVLTAADPMKKKTGSTADAKSKETDELVSLNRQKTVMLDLPHKKLLLKTHVCLQEGVLEMLLCKKQTKEHESILSIESPATAIHAGLLAIGAKVGTPVKFTPKFQPPQGQKLKLELIWKDKDGKEQRELAQQWVRTATSRYFTAMLDRLPEGVTIDKKSELRYDEKYKELIWFGQMSKETRDQFLTKSRDKAFQKAIKKFYDESQPRIMKADWIFAGSGFALDEMTGEKYYYAESGDLICVANFPTAIIDVNIASSASGEGNLLFEANKDKIPPRGTPVTIEITLAEDESKDKSKDGTK, from the coding sequence ATGAAACGACAGACAATGACCCTGTTCACGTTGTTCGCATTCGTACTGCTGTGCTGTCAGGTATTGACGGCCGCCGATCCGATGAAGAAAAAAACGGGATCGACTGCGGATGCGAAATCAAAAGAGACCGACGAACTGGTTTCCCTGAACAGACAAAAAACGGTAATGCTGGATCTGCCCCACAAAAAACTGCTGTTGAAAACGCATGTCTGCCTGCAGGAGGGCGTGCTGGAAATGCTATTGTGTAAGAAACAGACCAAAGAGCATGAGTCGATTCTGTCGATTGAGTCTCCGGCAACTGCCATTCATGCCGGCCTGCTGGCAATTGGTGCCAAGGTGGGGACGCCTGTTAAATTCACGCCGAAGTTTCAGCCTCCCCAGGGGCAGAAACTGAAACTTGAACTGATCTGGAAAGACAAGGATGGGAAAGAGCAGCGCGAGTTGGCTCAGCAGTGGGTCAGAACAGCCACCAGTCGTTATTTCACCGCGATGCTGGATCGGTTACCAGAGGGGGTCACCATCGATAAAAAAAGTGAGCTGCGCTATGATGAGAAATACAAGGAGCTGATCTGGTTCGGCCAGATGTCTAAAGAAACCCGCGATCAGTTTCTGACCAAGTCCAGAGACAAGGCATTTCAGAAAGCGATCAAAAAGTTCTACGATGAGAGTCAGCCTCGGATCATGAAGGCTGACTGGATCTTTGCCGGCAGTGGTTTCGCCCTCGATGAAATGACGGGCGAAAAATATTACTACGCAGAAAGTGGCGACCTGATCTGTGTTGCGAACTTTCCGACTGCAATCATTGATGTAAATATTGCCAGCTCGGCGTCGGGCGAAGGAAACCTGTTGTTCGAAGCGAACAAGGACAAGATACCCCCGCGTGGTACGCCGGTCACGATTGAGATCACACTGGCTGAAGACGAATCGAAAGATAAATCAAAAGACGGAACAAAATAG
- a CDS encoding sugar phosphate isomerase/epimerase family protein: protein MNLNRRAFLQSSTAALFTGTLLKSLTAAPAKASAQRSMKLDLSCGRIGVKADQRQAIDYAHQYGFEAVVPDAGYLGKLSDSQRNELKAEMKEKNLVFSAAGMPVDFRKTDEIFKQGLARLPQNSAALQRAGVTRTGTWLMPTHAELTYNQNFKQHTRRLKQISQILADHGLRFGLEYVGPKTLWSSKMFPFIHSLPEARELIAAIDVQGVGLILDSWHWYTAHETRDDLLNLTNADIVAVDLNDAPAGLEIDQQLDQQRELPMATGVIDLATFLNTLNQLKYDGPVRAEPFNAALRKMPADQAVAATAAAMKKAVALIQ, encoded by the coding sequence ATGAATTTGAATCGGCGCGCTTTTCTTCAGTCCTCTACTGCTGCTCTGTTCACAGGCACTTTGCTCAAATCACTTACGGCAGCTCCCGCAAAAGCATCGGCGCAGAGATCCATGAAGCTGGATCTGTCCTGCGGTCGGATCGGGGTCAAAGCAGATCAACGACAGGCAATCGACTATGCCCATCAATACGGATTCGAAGCCGTCGTACCGGATGCAGGCTACCTGGGTAAACTCTCAGACAGCCAACGGAATGAGCTCAAAGCAGAAATGAAAGAGAAAAATCTGGTCTTCAGCGCCGCCGGCATGCCTGTCGATTTTCGTAAAACGGACGAGATCTTCAAACAGGGACTGGCCAGACTCCCGCAAAACTCGGCGGCTTTACAAAGGGCAGGGGTCACCCGGACAGGCACCTGGCTCATGCCGACACATGCTGAACTGACCTATAACCAGAACTTCAAGCAGCATACGCGCCGTTTGAAACAAATCTCGCAGATCCTGGCAGACCACGGTCTGCGGTTCGGGCTGGAATATGTCGGCCCCAAAACACTCTGGTCCAGTAAAATGTTTCCCTTCATTCACTCTCTGCCAGAAGCCCGTGAATTGATCGCAGCCATTGATGTCCAGGGGGTCGGCCTGATTCTGGACAGCTGGCACTGGTACACCGCCCATGAAACCAGAGACGACCTGCTGAATTTGACAAATGCCGACATAGTCGCGGTCGATTTAAACGATGCCCCCGCCGGTCTGGAAATCGATCAACAGCTCGATCAGCAACGCGAACTTCCCATGGCGACTGGCGTGATTGATCTGGCAACATTCCTGAATACATTGAATCAGCTCAAATATGATGGACCTGTACGGGCCGAACCATTCAATGCCGCATTAAGAAAAATGCCCGCCGATCAGGCAGTCGCTGCGACTGCAGCCGCGATGAAAAAAGCCGTCGCTTTGATTCAGTAA
- a CDS encoding O-acetyl-ADP-ribose deacetylase — protein MIVQFGSALVELVLGDITTQEVDAIVNAANSYLAGGGGVDGAIHDAAGPEIMKELQRRYPDGCPTGSAVATTAGQLAARHIFHAVGPVWQGGGKKESQLLQSAYESCLDLAEQLNCRSVAFPSISTGVYRYPVDLAGEIALRTVATRLESTQQIKLVRFVLFDQGTFGCYSRILETMLV, from the coding sequence ATGATCGTACAGTTTGGATCTGCCCTGGTTGAGCTGGTTCTGGGAGATATTACCACGCAGGAGGTGGATGCGATCGTGAATGCTGCCAATTCTTACCTGGCAGGTGGTGGGGGCGTGGATGGTGCGATTCATGACGCTGCAGGACCTGAAATTATGAAAGAACTGCAGCGCCGCTACCCTGACGGCTGTCCCACGGGGAGTGCCGTCGCGACAACAGCCGGTCAGCTCGCAGCCCGACATATCTTTCACGCCGTTGGTCCTGTCTGGCAGGGAGGCGGGAAAAAGGAGAGTCAGCTGTTGCAGTCGGCCTACGAGAGTTGCCTGGATCTGGCAGAACAACTTAACTGCCGGTCTGTGGCTTTCCCTTCCATCAGCACAGGCGTTTATCGCTATCCTGTTGATCTGGCGGGCGAGATCGCATTGCGAACGGTGGCGACCAGGCTGGAGTCGACACAGCAGATTAAGCTGGTTCGGTTTGTGTTGTTCGATCAGGGGACCTTCGGCTGCTATTCACGTATTCTGGAAACCATGCTGGTATGA
- a CDS encoding alpha/beta fold hydrolase, with the protein MTNAVVEEFIASDGYRLQGRVWHPENQQARVTLVMLHGIQSHSGWYEASCQQLCEYGASICFFDRRGSGLNTPNRGHAAHWRRLVQDVVQLLSLLRFQREQSDHPAPIVLQGMSWGAKLATVVAAERPDLTDGLALLYPGIKARVKATVVQQMQLSLAERLGIRDKRVPIPLSDPALFTADPDWQKWIQEDPLALHEVSVSFLLANRELDRRVDHAVEQIDCPVFCQLAGQDQIIDNRATEVCFSRFRFDRKTLISYPEARHTLEFEPDREQMTADYINWLNEFVSSAKIC; encoded by the coding sequence ATGACAAACGCAGTCGTAGAAGAATTCATTGCCTCGGATGGTTACCGTCTGCAGGGACGCGTCTGGCATCCGGAAAATCAACAGGCCCGGGTGACGCTCGTGATGCTGCATGGGATTCAGAGTCATTCCGGCTGGTATGAAGCCTCATGTCAACAGCTCTGTGAATACGGAGCATCCATCTGTTTTTTTGATCGCAGAGGTTCGGGACTTAATACGCCAAATCGCGGACATGCCGCACACTGGCGGCGGCTGGTTCAGGATGTGGTGCAGTTGTTATCTCTGCTCAGGTTTCAGCGGGAACAGTCAGACCATCCAGCGCCAATCGTGCTGCAGGGGATGAGCTGGGGAGCCAAACTGGCGACAGTGGTGGCAGCAGAGCGACCTGACTTAACAGACGGACTCGCGTTACTGTATCCGGGGATCAAAGCACGGGTCAAAGCGACTGTTGTGCAACAGATGCAGCTGTCATTGGCGGAGCGACTGGGAATCAGGGACAAACGGGTGCCGATTCCTTTGAGTGATCCAGCGTTGTTTACCGCTGATCCGGACTGGCAGAAATGGATCCAGGAAGATCCGCTGGCGTTACATGAGGTGAGCGTGTCGTTCCTGCTGGCCAACCGGGAACTGGATCGCCGAGTGGATCACGCGGTGGAACAGATCGACTGTCCGGTGTTCTGTCAACTGGCAGGACAGGATCAGATTATTGATAACCGGGCGACAGAAGTTTGTTTTTCACGCTTTCGGTTTGATCGGAAAACGCTGATTTCTTATCCCGAAGCGCGGCATACGCTGGAATTTGAACCTGATCGCGAACAGATGACAGCCGATTATATCAACTGGCTGAACGAATTCGTTTCTTCTGCGAAGATCTGCTAA